In Megalopta genalis isolate 19385.01 chromosome 17, iyMegGena1_principal, whole genome shotgun sequence, a single genomic region encodes these proteins:
- the CPR17 gene encoding cuticular protein 17 gives MRTLILLALVAAAQCQEYFRQPEKIVTENRDLGDNRGHYSFTYETEGGIVQRETGSRKYAGTPEETQLIQGSVQYNAPDGTPIAISWTADEFGTQVAGTHVPTPPPIPPAIQRALEWIAKQPSTPEPKETGKDSPSQQNAVPTNNNRQFKSLRPNQRN, from the exons ATGCGTACTCTG ATCTTGCTTGCGCTGGTCGCAGCGGCCCAGTGCCAGGAGTACTTCCGCCAGCCTGAGAAGATCGTGACCGAGAACAGGGACCTGGGCGACAACCGTGGCCACTATTCGTTCACGTACGAGACGGAAGGCGGTATTGTGCAAAGGGAGACCGGCAGTCGGAAGTACGCCGGCACGCCGGAAGAGACCCAGTTGATCCAAGGTTCCGTGCAGTACAACGCTCCGGACGGCACGCCGATCGCGATCAGCTGGACCGCCGACGAATTCGGCACCCAAGTGGCCGGCACTCACGTACCGACACCGCCGCCGATACCACCGGCAATTCAAAGGGCCCTCGAATGGATCGCGAAACAACCCTCCACCCCGGAGCCGAAGGAAACCGGCAAAGACTCGCCGAGCCAACAGAATGCTGTCCCGACGAACAACAACAGGCAGTTCAAATCGTTGCGGCCGAACCAACGAAACTGA
- the LOC117227967 gene encoding flexible cuticle protein 12-like — MIRPVIVLCAVAATASAIPLLPAETPIPILEHDREGPAPDGSYTYKYQTANGIQADEFAFLRYPGTNLESLEARGSYSYTAPNGELVQVSYIANENGFQPVGSHISPEISEYAAVQNRGQNIGDQ, encoded by the exons ATGATCCGACCG GTAATCGTCTTATGCGCCGTAGCTGCGACAGCATCCGCTATTCCGTTGCTCCCAGCGGAGACACCGATTCCTATTCTAGAACATGACAGGGAGGGTCCTGCTCCAGATGGAAGCTACACGTACAAGTATCAAACAGCAAACGGTATTCAAGCGGATGAGTTCGCCTTCCTTCGATATCCTGGCACCAACTTGGAGTCTCTCGAAGCCCGCGGTAGCTATAGCTATACTGCACCGAATGGCGAGCTCGTCCAGGTGAGCTACATCGCTAACGAGAATGGATTCCAACCCGTAGGTAGTCACATTTCGCCTGAGATCTCTGAATACGCAGCCGTTCAGAACCGAGGGCAAAATATCGGCGATCAATGA